TCGCCGCGCGTCAGGAACGCCCGGACGCGCGGGTCCTGCGACTCCTCCCGGAGCGTCCTCGGATCGCCGGCGGCGATGATCGTGCGCGCCTCCGAATCCAGCAGTACGGCGCGGTTGCCGATAGTGAAGATGCTGGCCAGTTCGTGCGAGACCATCACGATGGTGGTCCCCAGGCTGTCGCGAAGCTCCATGATCAGGTCGTCCAGCCGGCGGGCGTTGACGGGGTCGAGTCCCGCCGAGGGCTCGTCGAAGAACAGCACGTCCGGGTCCAGGGCCATGGCGCGCGCCAGGGCCGCACGCTTGCGCATGCCGCCGCTGATCTGCGCGGGGTAGTAGCCCTCGAACCCCGCCAGGCCCACGAGCGCCAGCTTCAGGGCCGCCAGGTCCCGCACCTGCGAGCGCGGCATGTCGGTGAACTGCTCCAGGGGCAGTGCGACGTTCTCGGCCAGGGTCAGGGCGCTGAAGAGCGCGCCGGACTGGAAGGACACGCCGATGCGCCGCTGCACCCGGCGGCGCCCGTCGGGGTCGGCGTCCCACAGGCTCACGCCGTCGTAGAGCACCCGGCCGGAGGCGGGCTTCTTCAGCCCGACGAGGGCGCGCAGCACGGTGCTCTTGCCGCTCCCGCTGGGGCCCATGATCACGAACACGTCACCGCAGCGGACCTGGAAGCTGAGCCCGCGCAAGGTCACCTCCTCGCCGTAGGCCAGGGTCAGGTCCTCCACCTCGATGCACGCATTGCCTGAGGCCATTATCGCCCAATTCGGGTCAAATGCCCAACACCGTCGACATGACGGCGGCCACCGAATCGATCACGATGACGGCGACGATGCCCGTCACAACCGCCGAGGTGGCCGCCAGGCCCACGGCGGCGGCGCTGCGCCCGCACTGCAGGCCGCGCAGGCATCCCGCCACGGCCACGGCGACGCCGAAGATCAGGGCCTTGCCGACGCCGATGCCGAAGTCCGTGAGCCGGACGGCCGCCCAGGTCTCCTCGAAGTACTGCGCCAGCGGAATCCCGAACATGGCCCACCCGACCGCCGCCCCGCCCAGTATGCCCATCAGGTTGGAGTAGAGGCACAGCATCGGCATCATGAGGGCCATCGCCAGGATGCGCGGCATCACCAGGAAGTCGAACGGCGAGACGCCCATCGTCTCGAACGCGTCCACCTCCTCGTTGACCCGCATGGTGCCGATCTCGGCGGCGAAGGCGGCGCCCGAACGGCCGGCCAGCAGGATGCCCGTCATGACCGGGGCCATCTCCCGCACCATGCCGAGCCCGACGCCGGCAGCGATGAAGACCTCCGCCCCGAACGCACGGAGCTGATAGGCGCCGACGAAGGCCAGGATCATCCCGACCAACGCGCTGATCAGAGCCACGATCGGCAGCGCGCGCACGCCCGAGTCCTGGATGACCAGCCAGAGGTCGACCGGCCGGAACACGGCGCGCCCCCGCAGAAGCCGCCCCAGCGAGAGCAGAGAGTCGCCCAGGAAGGCCAGCAGCTCCCCTGCCGACCGAACCAGTTCCGCCACCCGCTCCCCGACCCCGGCCAGGAGCCCCGTGCGCACGGACGGCCGCGGCACATCGCGGCGCGGCGCCACGGCCGAGGCCAGCGACAGAAGACGCGTCAGGCCGGCCGGCATGTCCTCGAGGACCACCGGCAGACCGCTCTCGTCCCCATAGGCCTGCAGGGCGCGCAGCAGCGCCAGGAGCGTGGAATCCCAGTCCGCGATCCCGCGGCCGCTGCAGTCGATGCGGCCCGTGGCCTTGCCGACGCCCTCCAGGATCCGGGACCGTTCGGCCGCCACGTCCACCGTCACCCAGCGCCCCGACAGGGCCACCCGCAGGCTCCCCTGCGGCGTGGCCTCCAGGGCGGTCTCATGGCCCGCGTCCATGCACATGCACCTTTCGACGGCCGGGCCGCTGAAACGGCCGGCACGTCCATTCCGACGCACACCCGCCGGGACGGCACAGACGGCCCCGCTCACACCCCCCGGCAGGTCACGCCGAACTGACCCATCCACTCCTTCACCAGCTCCACGCCCACGTCGACGCACCGGTCCAGGTTCGCGCGGTCGACCCATCGCAGGTCGTCCATCGGGCTGTGCGTCGGCGGCCGGCGCCCGGAGCAGTCCGAGCCGATCGACACGGCCTCGACGCCGATGGGCACGAAGGTCGAGGCGTCGCCGCCGCCGCGATTGCGCACGACGAACGCCACGTCGCTGCGCCGCTCGGCGTAGGCGCCGACCTGCCGCTGCAGGCCCTCGCTGCCGCAGACGCTGATGCGGGGCCGGGAGTCGGGGGCGCCGACGACGTCGAAGACCAGCAGCCGCTTCACCTTCAGCGCCTCGTCCCGACAGTTGTCCACGTACCACTTCGAGCCGAACACGCCGAACTCGTGCCCGCCCCAGCCGACGAACCGCAGCCGGGCCCCGCATTCGGCCCCGGCGAACCGCTGCGCGATCGCCAGCACCACGCCGATGCCGGAGGCGTCGTCGCTGGCGCCCGGCGAGTTCGGGGACGCCTCGTGGTGGGCGCAGACCAGGATCACGGGGCCGTCTTCCGGGCCCTTCTCGCCGAACACGTTCCCGGTGGTGCTCTCGGTCTGACGCGCCCGGATCACCATCCGCACGTCCTTGCCCGCCGCCTCGAACAACTGCGGCCCGACCTCCCCGCTCACGCCCATCGCCGGCAGCTTCGACTCCGGCGTGCGGAACATCTTGGTCGAATAGGTGTCCGGGAGGACGCTCTGCATCACCGCGCCGACCGCCCCGGCGGCCTCGAGGTTCAGGAGCAGCGGGTTCCGGTCGGTCACCTCGTTCGTCTCGGACTCCCTGACCAGGGCGATCCTGCCCGCCACGTCGCCTGAGAAGCCGCCGGTCCCGTCCGGCCGGACGGGCGCCAGCGGGGCCGTCACGTCGCACCCCACGCTGTAGAACTGCGCGCCGGCTTCGATGGGCCGGCCCTCCAGGTACATCTCCTCGCCTTCGAACTCCCAACCCGGACACGGGAAGCGCATCTGGCGCGTCTCGTAGCCCATGGCTGCGAGCTGCGCCTCCATCCAGTCACCCGATTCCCGCTCTCCGGGCGAGCCGGTCCAGCGATTCGGCCACGTCTCAACCAGGTGCTCACAGTAGTCCAACGCATCCATCGTTCGGCTCCTCTGTCGGCACGGAGGACATCCAGTGCCTAAGATACGCCCGAACCGCCGGCGATGCAACCTCGGCGCCGCCCGGGCACGCGGCGGGCACGGCCCGCGCGGCGCCTGTTGAACACCGATGGGGGTTGTCGTAGACTCGCCGGCGAGTGCTGTGCAATCCGGCTTCTGGACTCTGCGGGGCGGAGGGACGGTCATGGTGAAATGGGACAGGGCTTGTCGCCGGGCGACGCCGACACGTGAGCGGGTCTTCCTTCACGGGCTGTGGCAGTGGCAGCCGGGGGACGACGCGGCCGCAGCGGCTCCGGCCGACGGGTGGACCGAGGTGCCGGTCCCGGGCCCGTGGCCCGGCGGGGAGGGCCGGCCGGACGTGGACGCCGCGTGGTATCAGACGCGCATCGTCGTGCCGGAGCACTGGGCCGGCCGCCGCGTGGCACTGACCGCCGAGTTCGTCAACTCCTTCGCCACCGTCTACCTGGACGGCCGGAAGGTGGCCGACATCCGCTTCCCGGCCGGCGAGGCCGACCTGACCCCCATGTGCCGGCCAGGCGGCGAGCATGTGCTGAGCATCCTGGTGCGCGCCATGCCGCTGCGCGCCGTGATGATGTCCTACAACGACTCCGACGCGGCCAAGGAGGTGAAGGGCCGGGTGGGCATGCGCGGCCTGTGCGGCGACGTCTGCCTGGAGGGCACCCCCCGCGCGGCCCGCATCGACCACGTGCGCGTCGAGACCTCCGTCCGCGCGTGGCGCCTCGCCTTCAGCACGGCCCTGAAGGACGTCGACCCCGCAGCCACCTACGTCCTGCGAGCCGAGGTGCGCGACGGCGTCGAGACGGTCAAGGAAGTCGTCGGCGAGCCGTTCCGAGGGGCCGACGCCCTGGCCGGGCGCGTGACCTTCGGCGAGGACTGGCATCCGGACAAGCTCTGGGACATGCACACCCCCGGGAACCAGTATGAGGCGACCGTCTCGCTGCTGGCCGCCGACGGGACGCTGCTGGACGAGGCCCTGCCGGAGCGGTTCGGCTTCCGCGAGTTCTGGATCGAGGGCCGCGATTTCTACCTGAACGGCACGCGCGTGTTCCTGTCCTTCGCCCGCGGCCAGCGGGGCTGGACCTACGAGGAGACGCGCAGGAGCCTGGAGCAGCGCCGCAGCGTCGGCATCAACTTCGTGGCGGTGGGCGGCTTCGGATGCCTGCCGGGCGCCCACCGGGGCTTCGACGGCGTGCTGCGCGCCTCCGACGACTACGGCACCGTCGTGGCCCTGACCCAGCCGCACTTCAGCGCGTACGACTGGGACGCCCCCGACGCCGAGCAGACGAACGGCTACGCGCGGCACGCGGAGTTCTACGCGCGCGTGGCCGGCAACCATCCGTCCGTCGTCTTCTACGCCGCCAGCCACAACGGCACCGGCTATGCCGAGGACATGAATCCGGACCTGATCGACGGCCTGGTGGACCGCACGCAGTGGTCGCGCGGCCCCAACGTGGAACGCGCCGAACGCGTGCGGGCGATCATCGAGCGCACGGATCCCACGCGCGTGATGTACCATCACTCGTCCGGCAACCTGGCCACGATGCACACCAGCAACTTCTACTCGAACTTCACGCCCGTGCAGGAGATGAGTGACTGGTTCGGCCACTGGGGCACCGTCGGCGTCAAGCCCGTGCACACCTGCGAGTATGGCGCGCCCCTGTGCTGGGACTGGGCGATGTACCGCGGCTGGTACAAGGGCAAGCGCGAGTACGGCAGCGCCTCCGTGCCCTGGGAGTTCTGCATCGCCGAGTGGAACGCGCAGTTCATGGACGCCGAGTCGTACAAGATCAGCGCGCACGAGGCGGAGAACCTGCGCTGGGAGGCCGAGCGGTTCCGCAACGGCGAACTCTGGCACCGCTGGGACTGGCCCTACGACCTGAACTACCTGCATCCGGAACGCGACCCCGTGCTGGCGATGTACTTCGCCGAGAACTGGCGTGCGTTCCGCACGTGGGGAATGTCGATCACCGCGCCTGAGGGCTACGGGAGCCCGCTCTCGACCGCCGCCCTGATGCGCAACAACCGCCCGCTCCTGGCCTACATCGGCGGCCCGTCCGGCGCCTTCACCCGCAAGGACCACAACTTCCGGCCCGGCGAGTCGTTCGAGAAGCAGCTCATCGTCATCAACAACTCACGGGTGACCGTCACGGCCGACTGCACCTGGACGTTGCACCTGCCGCGGCCCGTCCACGGAAAGCGGGTCATCACGCTGCCCACGGGCGAGCAGGAACGCATCCCGCTCCGGTTCGCACTGCCGGCGGGCCTGCCGGCCGGCCGCTATGAGTTGACAGCCATGGTGCACTTCAGCAGCGGCGAGACGCAGGCCGACACCTTCGCGATCGACGTGCTGCCGGCGCCCGCCGCCGTGCGCGCGCGCCGCCGGATCGCGCTCTTCGACCCGAAGGGCGAGACCGCCGCGATGCTGAAGAAGCTGGGCATCGCCTACCGGCCCGTGGACGCAACGTCGGACCTGAGCCGCTACAGCGTGCTGGTCATCGGCAAGGGCGCCCTGACGCTCGACGGCCCGGCCCCCGACGTCACCCGCGTGCGCGACGGGCTGAAGGTGGTCGTCTTCGAACAGACGGGCGAGGTGCTCGAGAAGCGCTTCGGCTTCCGGATCGCCGAATACGGCCTGCGATGGGTCTACAAGCGCGTGCCGGACCATCCGCTCCTCGCCGGCCTCGCCGGCGAGCACCTCCGCAACTGGCGCGGGGATTCGACGACGCTCCCGCCGCGGCTGAAGTACGAACTGGCCGTCCACTTCGATGGCCCCGAGGTCGAATGGGCCGGCCTGCCCGTCTCGCGCGGCTGGCGCTGCGGCAACCGCGGCAACGTCGCCTCGGCGGTGATCGAGAAGCCGGCGGCCGGCGACTTCCTGCCCATCCTCGACGGCGGCTACTCCCTGCAGTATGCCTCGCTGATGGAATACCGCGAGGGCGACGGCATGGTGCTGTTCTGCCAGACCGACGTGACCGGCCGCACCGAGGCGGACCCCGCCGCCGAGGCGCTGGTGGCCAACATCGTGCGCTACGTCGCCGCCTGGAAGCCGACGCCGCGCCGGACGGTCGTCTACGCGGGCCAGAAGCCGGGCCTCCAGTATCTGAAGGCCGCCGGCGTGTCCCCGACCGCCTACGCCGGCCGCCTGTCGGCCGACCAGGTGCTGGTGCTCGGCCCCGGCGCGCGCCGGGCCGTCGGCGAGAAGGCCGCCTCCGTGAAGCGATGGGTCAAGGGCGGCGGGCCGGTGCTGGCCGTCGGGCTGACCGGCAAGGAGGCCTCCGAACTGCTGCCCCTGGAGGTGAAGACCACCCGGGCGGAGCACATCGCCGCCTGGTTCGAGGCCTTCGGCGTCGGGTCGCCGCTGGTCGGCGTCTCGCCGGCCGACGTCCACAACCGCGACCCGCGCACGCTGCCCCTGGTGGACGACGGGGCGACGCCGGTCGGCAACGGCGTCCTGGCCTTCGCCGAGGACTTCGGCGTCGTCTTCTGCCAGCTTCCCCCGTGGAAGCTCGACTACTCGGGCGAGAAGATGAACGTCAAGCGCACGTTCCGCCGGCTGGCCTATGCCGCCAACCGGCTCCTGGCCAACCTGGGCGCCGCCGGTGCGACGCCGCTGCTGGCGAGCGTCTCCCGGCCGGTCGGCGACGGCGAACGGCGCTGGCTGGACGGGCTCTACCTGGACGTGCCGGAGGAGTGGGACGACCCGTACCGCTTCTTCCGCTGGTAGCGGAAGGACGACGCCCCGCCGCGAGCAGTCGACGGGGCGTGCGCGCTCGATCGGGGCCGGCTCGTCGGCGCAGGAGGCCGGCCCCCGTCATCCGGGCCGGCAGGCGCGCACGGTGGCGATGAGTTCCTCGGTCGGACCGTCCTTGGTGAGATAGGCGATCGCCCCGGCCTCACGCATCGCCTGGGCGACCTCTCCGTCCAGGTGCATCGAGAGGCCGATGACCTTCGCGCGTGACCCGTCGGCCAGTATCCGTCGGGTGGCCTCCACCCCGCTCATCGCGCCCAGAGACACGTCCATGATGATGACGTCGGGCTGAAGCTGCCGCGCCAGCTCGATGGCCTGGGGGCCGTCGGCAGCGTGCCCGACGACCTCGATGTCGGACTCGAACTGGAACAGGCCCGCCAGGCCCTCCCGCACCATCTTGTGGTCGTCCACGATCAGCACGCGGCAGAGGGCGCTCTTGCGACGGATGGCCACCGTCTCCTCGCTCACGCGGCCGGCGGGCTCCTCGGCCGGGCGCGGCGGCTGCTCGGCCGACGGCGCGGTGAGCGTCACGCGCGTGCCCTTCCCCGGCGCCGTCTCCAGCACCATCTGCCCGCCGACCTGCGCCAGGCGTTCCTGGATGCTGAACAGACCGAAGGTCGCGTCGGCGGCGCTGCGCCTGCGCAGGCGGTCGGGGTCGAACCCCTTCCCCTCATCCCGGACGATGATGCGCACGCGCCTGTCGCCCGTCTGCAGGAGCGTCACGCCGGCCTCGGCGGTCCCGGCATGCTTGACGACGTTGAACAGCAGCTCGCGGACGCACTCGAAGAGCAGCGCGCGTATCTCCTCGGAGCGCGGGTCGGCCTTCGTCTCGGCCCGCACGACCACGGTCAACTGGTGCCGCTCCTTCATGCAGGACGCCAGCCAGTTGATCGCCGCGCTCAGACCCGCCTCGTGCAGCACGGGCGGGCAGAGGTCCAGCGCCAGATTCCGGCACGCCGAGAGCGCCTCGCCGAGGATGGCGTCGACGCCCCGGACGGTGGCGAGCAGGCGTTCGCCTTCGGCCTCGCGCTTGACCCATCGCACCTGCATGCGGGCGGCGGCCAGCAACTGCTGGACGTGGTCGTGGAGGATGGTGGCCAGCCGCCTGCGTTCGCGCTGCTCGGCCCGGCCCAACTCGCTGGCGAGGGCGCGCAACTGGTCCGCCTGGTGCTGAACCTGGGCCGTGCGCCGCAGGACGCGCTGCTCCAGCGAGTTGTTCAGCACCCTGAGCGCCCGCTGCGCGTCGATGCGCTGGACGGCCACGGCCACATGGTCGGTGACCGACTTCATCAGGGCCACCTCTTCGACGCCGAAGGCATCGCGCGAGCGCACCCCGAACGAGAGCGTGCCCAGCAGGGCGCCCTGGGCCACCAGGGGGTGGCAGCAGTATGCGCGGATGCCGTGGGACGCGAGCAGCTCCCTGCGAGCGTCCTGCCGCCGCTTGACGGTGCCCGGCACCGCGATGTGGTGGCCATCCGCCGCGGCGCCCCAGTCGGCCGTTTCGAGGTCGATGCGGGCGATCTCCCGGGCGACCTCGGGCGGGATGCCCGCGCAGGCGCTGACGGACAACTCGCGCCCCGGCCGGTCGATGACGCAGATCGAGAAGCACTCGCAGTTCAGGTGCGCCATGCTCAGGCGGCCCACGTCATCCACGGCCTGGTACGGGCCCACCGCCCGCAGCAGGCGTTCGGCGACGGTGGCCAGCAGCTCCAGGCGGCTTCGGCTCGACTCCAGCGCCGCCACCATCCTCCTGTGCTCGCTGATGTCGCTGAACAGCACGGCCACCTGCCTGTCCTCGGGGCGGCCGTGTCGGAAGGCATACACGTCGTACCAGCATCCCAGTTGCGCGGCTCGGCTCTGGAAGCGGCGGGGCTCGCCCGTCAAGGCCACCTGCCCGAAGGCCTCGAACCAGTAGTCCTCGTGCCCGGGGCAGAGTTCGCCCATCGTCCGGCCCTCCGCCTGCGTGAGCCCCGTCTGCCGCACGAAGGCCGGGTTCGTCTCCAGATACCTGTAATCGACGGCCCGGCCGTCGTCCGCGAAGATGACCTCGATGATGCAGAATCCCTCGTCGATGGACTCGAACAGGCTTCGGTAGCGCGCTCGGCTCTCGCGCAGTGCCCTCTCGGCCGCCTTGCTGCCGGTGATGTCGATGTTCACGCCGAAAATGCCCTGCACCGCCCCCCCGACGTGGACGGGAGCCACGACGTTCCGGAAGACCCGCACGCCGTCCCGTCGCCGATAGGTCACCTCTCCGGTGACGACCTCGCCGCCGAACGCCCGCTCGTTGTTCGAAAGCCACTGTCGGAGGACCTCCTCGGACGGGGCGACCTCCTCCGGGCGCTTCCCGACGCGCGGCCCCCAACCGGACCGGCAGACGGGATTGGCGAACGTGTAGCGGCCCTCGGCACTCATGGCCCAGACCTCGAACGGCAGGTTGTCCACCAGCGCACGCAGGCGGGCCTCGCTCTCCACCAGGGCCCGCTCCGCCTGCTTGCTCTCGCGCAGGTCCCGGCCGATGCCCACCATGGTGTCGGCGTTGAACGGCACGTTGCACCACTCGCTCGGGATCACGCCGCCGTCCCCCGTTGCCACATTCCACTCGCGCCACTGCGGCGTGAGCGACCGCATGAAGGCGCTCACCTCGGCGCGTTCGTCCGGATCCGGGAACAGCCGGCTCATGAACTCCCCGTCGGCCGCCGCCGCGTCGGACCATCCGAGGACGCGCCGCGCATGGGTGTTCAGGATGAACCGCTTCAGCTCGGGCTCCCAGATGATCAGCATCATCGGGATGGAGTCGACGATGCCGGACAGTTGGGCCCGCTCCCGGTCGACAGACTCCTGCGCGGTCTTGCGGGCGGTGATGTCGCTGACGGCCAACACAACCTGGCCCGGCGTCGGCGCATACCCGCGCACCTCGAACCAGGCGTCCCGCTGGACGTCGTGGTGCTCGTAGACAACCGGCTCGGCGCTGCCGGCCGCCCGCGCGAACGCCTCGGCCCAGGCCCCGTCGGGCTCCGGCAGCACGTCGCGCAAGGTCCGCCCCACCAGGTCGCCCCGGCTCAGGCCCGTCAGCCGCTCGAAGGCGGGGTTCACGTCCAGGAACCGGCCGTCGCACGGCCGGCCGGCCGCATCCGTGATGACCTCCTGCAGGGCCAGCCCCTCGGCCGCGTGCTCGAACAGGGCCCGGTAACGCCGTTCCGACGCCTGCAGAGCCTCCTCAACCCGGCGCAGGCGCGTCCGAGACGCACCGGCCCGCACGCCGACGGGATCTCCCCCGGTTCGCTCCGGTCCCGGCCGCAGTCCCTCTTCCGTCTCGCTCACGAAGTCAACCCCCATTCAGCCCCCGGAAGCACGCCTGACGCCCCTGCAGATGCGCCTTATACGGCATCCTCCGCCACTCCGTCAAGCGAGCAATGTCGCGCCCGCGACGGCCTGCCCGATGCGGCGCCCCTCGCCCCGCAGTTGGCATCGGCCGTCCACAGGAGTAGACTGCCCCTCGGACCATGCATCGTGCCGCACGGACGCCGTCTAAAGGAAGCCCCGCCGACCGGGGCACAGGAGCCGTCATGAAGAGCGCAACGCAGGTCATTCAAGACGCGCTGGACAGCGTGCCGGTCTACGACCCCCACTGCCATCTGCGGCCGCAGAAGCCCTGGGCCGACAGCCTGGCGGACATCGCGCTGTACCATCACGTCTGGATCGAACTCGTCTCGAGCGGCCTGGGCCAGACGGCCGTCACCGAGACCGGGCTGCCGCACGAGATCTCGGACCCCGGCCTCCCGCCGCTCGAACGCCTGCGGCGGGCGCTGCCGTACCTGCCCAACGTCCGCAACACCACGGCCGGCCTCTGCCTGCGCTGGATCCTGGGGGACCTCTACGGCCTGGACGGCGACCTGAACGAACGGAACCTCGAGGCCGCGTTCCGGGCCGTGGAAGAGCATGCGGACAGCCGGGAGTGGAACGAGCACGTCCTGCGCGAGCGATGCCGCATCGAGTACAACATCACCGTCAAGGACGGCGAGCCGCACGGGCCGCGCCTGCTGCAGGGCCGGGAGAGGATCCCCATCCACCTGGGCGGGAGCCGCTGGGCGCCGCACGAGGCCCTGGCGCGCTACGAGGAGCGGTTCGGGTTCCCGATCCGGAACGCCGACGACTACGGGCGCCTGCTGGCCGCGACGGCCCGCGCCATCGGCAAGGAGGGACTCCGCTTCATCGGCATATCGCTGCCCCCCACGACCGCGCCCGAAGGCGCCCGCCCGGAGGACATCGACGCCGTCATCCGGAAGGCGCTGAACCGGGAGCCGCTCAGCCGGGAGGAACTCGGCGGCGTCTCCCACTTCGCCATCCGGCGGCTGCTCCAGGAACTGCGCGCGACGCCGCTGCGCACGGTGCAGATGCTGGCCGGCGCGCAGGTGCTGCCGCCGCATCGGTCGCTCCCTCAATGGGACGGCGGCTTCACCGGCCACCTCGGCCGGCTCGCAGCCGAGTTCGAGGACTTCCACTTCAACATCTCCGCCGCATCGGACAACTACACGCACGACATCGCCGTCCTGGCCAAGCACGTGCCCAACATCAGCGTGGCCGGGCACTGGTGGCACACGCTCTACCCGCATTACATCCGCCGCGCGATCGAGACGCGCATCGACCTGGTGCCGATGCCCAAGATCGTCGCCTACTTCTCGGACGCCTACCACAGCGAGTGGTGCTACCCGAAGCTGAAGCTCATCAAGGCGATCTGGGCGGACGTGCTGTCGGAGCGCGTCGAGCGCGGTTGGATGGACACGGGCACGGCGACGGACCTGATCCGGGCGGCCTTCTGGGAGAACCCGCGCCGCATCTACGGCGGCCCGTAGGCTGCGGCTACTGCGTTGCGGCGGACTTGTATCCGTCGCTGATCATGCGCGGATCGCGTGCGTGCGAGACGGCGGCGTCATACGAGATCGAGGCGGCCTCGTAGAGGCGGCGCAGCGAATCGTCCATCGAGTGCATCCCGGACCGACGTCCGGTCTGAATCACGCTCTGCAGCTTGGACAGGTCATTTTCCCGGATGACCGATCGGACGGCCGTATTGGCCACCAGCACCTCGGTGGCCAGCACCCGGCCTTTCTTGTCCGCGCGCGTCAGCAGCAGCTGCGCGACGACGCCCTGCAGGCAGTTGGCCAGCTGCGTGATCACCTGGTTCTGCTGTCCGGCCGGAAAGACGTCGACAATCCGCTCCACGGTCTGGAGCGCGTTGGGTGTGTGCAGCGTGGCGATGACGAGGTGGCCCGTCTCGGCGGCAGTAAGTGCGGTGGATATGGTCTCCAGGTTGCGCATCTCGCCCACGCAGATCACGTCGGGGTCCTGCCGGAGCACGTGCACGAGCGCGCGGGCGAACGAGTGGACGTCGGTGCCGACTTCCTGCTGGACGACGATGGCCTTCTTGCAGCGGTGGAGGTACTCGATGGGGTCTTCGATCGTGACGATCTTGCAGCGCCTCTCGCTGTTGATCAGGTCCAGCATGTAGTTCAACGTGGTGGTCTTGCCCATGCCGGTCGGGCCTGTGACGAGCACGAGGCCGGACGTCATCCGGGCGAACTCGTCGACGATCTCCGGCAGGCCGAGCATATCCCGCGTGGGGATGACGGTGTTGCACGACCGCAGGGCCATTTCGGGATGGCCGCCGTGGTAGTAGGCGGTGACGCGGAAGCGACCGAGGGCGCCGTCCTTGATGGAGACGGAAAGCTCCCATTCCTTTTCGAGCTGCGCCCGCTGCTGTTCGGTGAGCAGGCTCAGCGTCATGTGCGCCGCCTGCGCGGGCGTCAGCGGCGGGGCGTCGGCGAGGATGATCTCGCCATGGATCCGGAAGGCCGGCGGGAGCCCGGCGATGACGTGCACGTCGCTGGCCATTGCCTCCCGGGCCTTCTTCATGAGCCGCGCTACCTGGCGATCAAGCTCCATTGTCGCTCCGTGTAAACCAGCGTTTGACGTATCCCCACAGGCTCCTGCGCCGCCGTGCCAGCCGCAGGCGGGCCTGGTCGCACAGCGGGTCGAGCTGCAGGGCTTCCGTGAAGGACTGGGCCGCGTCGGGCAGGCCCAGGGATTCCTGGCAGAGGCCCACCTCGAGCGCGACCGCCGCGTGAAGCGGCATCGCCGCCTGCGCAGCCTTTGCATGGTAGAGCGCCTCCGACCGCCGCCCGTAGCGGCGCAGCACGCGCGCCACCTCGACGTTCATCCAGGCCCGGTCCACCGTGGCCGGGCTTTCGGCGATCGCGCGCAGAAGGCATTCGCCGGCCATGCGCCCGCGACGGGCCAGGAGGACCTCGCCGCGCGCCAGCCACGTGTAGGGGCTGCCGTCCCTGCCGGCCATCGCGCTGTCGGAGAACGCCATCGCGCGGCTGTCCATGCCCGTGCGGGCGCAGATGACGGCGCGGGCGGCGAGCAGGTCCGGGTGGTCCGGGAACATCTCCAGCGCCTTATCCGCCCACACGCCCGCCTCCGTGTACTCCTCCAGTTCGATCAGGATGCGCACCTGCATGAGCCAGCAGCCGCAGGCCGTCGTGTCGCATTCGAGCGCGCGCGAGTAGCTGCGCAGGGCCGCCTCCAGCCGCCCCAGCCGGTATTCCTCGCCGGCGGCCTCCCGGAAATACGAGCAGTCGCGGACCGGCGTCCCCGTGGTCTCGCCGGAATGCCGTCGAGGCCCCGCCTTCGGCCGCTCAAACTCCAGGCTGTCGAACCGGCTCATCCGCCGGGCTCCTCCTTCGGGGCACGCGGAAGCCAGCGGGCGCGCCGAAGCGGCCGCCAGAGCATGAACGCCCGTCCCGCCAGACCGGTCAGACGCGGCATCGCCACGGTCTGGATATACGTGGATACGGGCGGAGCGTCCCCGCCGTGGTCGGTCCGTGCATACTGAGGCGGCAGACAGAGGCAGTGAT
This is a stretch of genomic DNA from Candidatus Brocadiaceae bacterium. It encodes these proteins:
- a CDS encoding ABC transporter permease, with translation MDAGHETALEATPQGSLRVALSGRWVTVDVAAERSRILEGVGKATGRIDCSGRGIADWDSTLLALLRALQAYGDESGLPVVLEDMPAGLTRLLSLASAVAPRRDVPRPSVRTGLLAGVGERVAELVRSAGELLAFLGDSLLSLGRLLRGRAVFRPVDLWLVIQDSGVRALPIVALISALVGMILAFVGAYQLRAFGAEVFIAAGVGLGMVREMAPVMTGILLAGRSGAAFAAEIGTMRVNEEVDAFETMGVSPFDFLVMPRILAMALMMPMLCLYSNLMGILGGAAVGWAMFGIPLAQYFEETWAAVRLTDFGIGVGKALIFGVAVAVAGCLRGLQCGRSAAAVGLAATSAVVTGIVAVIVIDSVAAVMSTVLGI
- a CDS encoding M28 family peptidase, which translates into the protein MDALDYCEHLVETWPNRWTGSPGERESGDWMEAQLAAMGYETRQMRFPCPGWEFEGEEMYLEGRPIEAGAQFYSVGCDVTAPLAPVRPDGTGGFSGDVAGRIALVRESETNEVTDRNPLLLNLEAAGAVGAVMQSVLPDTYSTKMFRTPESKLPAMGVSGEVGPQLFEAAGKDVRMVIRARQTESTTGNVFGEKGPEDGPVILVCAHHEASPNSPGASDDASGIGVVLAIAQRFAGAECGARLRFVGWGGHEFGVFGSKWYVDNCRDEALKVKRLLVFDVVGAPDSRPRISVCGSEGLQRQVGAYAERRSDVAFVVRNRGGGDASTFVPIGVEAVSIGSDCSGRRPPTHSPMDDLRWVDRANLDRCVDVGVELVKEWMGQFGVTCRGV
- a CDS encoding ATP-binding cassette domain-containing protein; the protein is MASGNACIEVEDLTLAYGEEVTLRGLSFQVRCGDVFVIMGPSGSGKSTVLRALVGLKKPASGRVLYDGVSLWDADPDGRRRVQRRIGVSFQSGALFSALTLAENVALPLEQFTDMPRSQVRDLAALKLALVGLAGFEGYYPAQISGGMRKRAALARAMALDPDVLFFDEPSAGLDPVNARRLDDLIMELRDSLGTTIVMVSHELASIFTIGNRAVLLDSEARTIIAAGDPRTLREESQDPRVRAFLTRGEEGGGRAR
- a CDS encoding PAS domain S-box protein, with translation MSETEEGLRPGPERTGGDPVGVRAGASRTRLRRVEEALQASERRYRALFEHAAEGLALQEVITDAAGRPCDGRFLDVNPAFERLTGLSRGDLVGRTLRDVLPEPDGAWAEAFARAAGSAEPVVYEHHDVQRDAWFEVRGYAPTPGQVVLAVSDITARKTAQESVDRERAQLSGIVDSIPMMLIIWEPELKRFILNTHARRVLGWSDAAAADGEFMSRLFPDPDERAEVSAFMRSLTPQWREWNVATGDGGVIPSEWCNVPFNADTMVGIGRDLRESKQAERALVESEARLRALVDNLPFEVWAMSAEGRYTFANPVCRSGWGPRVGKRPEEVAPSEEVLRQWLSNNERAFGGEVVTGEVTYRRRDGVRVFRNVVAPVHVGGAVQGIFGVNIDITGSKAAERALRESRARYRSLFESIDEGFCIIEVIFADDGRAVDYRYLETNPAFVRQTGLTQAEGRTMGELCPGHEDYWFEAFGQVALTGEPRRFQSRAAQLGCWYDVYAFRHGRPEDRQVAVLFSDISEHRRMVAALESSRSRLELLATVAERLLRAVGPYQAVDDVGRLSMAHLNCECFSICVIDRPGRELSVSACAGIPPEVAREIARIDLETADWGAAADGHHIAVPGTVKRRQDARRELLASHGIRAYCCHPLVAQGALLGTLSFGVRSRDAFGVEEVALMKSVTDHVAVAVQRIDAQRALRVLNNSLEQRVLRRTAQVQHQADQLRALASELGRAEQRERRRLATILHDHVQQLLAAARMQVRWVKREAEGERLLATVRGVDAILGEALSACRNLALDLCPPVLHEAGLSAAINWLASCMKERHQLTVVVRAETKADPRSEEIRALLFECVRELLFNVVKHAGTAEAGVTLLQTGDRRVRIIVRDEGKGFDPDRLRRRSAADATFGLFSIQERLAQVGGQMVLETAPGKGTRVTLTAPSAEQPPRPAEEPAGRVSEETVAIRRKSALCRVLIVDDHKMVREGLAGLFQFESDIEVVGHAADGPQAIELARQLQPDVIIMDVSLGAMSGVEATRRILADGSRAKVIGLSMHLDGEVAQAMREAGAIAYLTKDGPTEELIATVRACRPG